A stretch of the Glutamicibacter sp. JL.03c genome encodes the following:
- a CDS encoding exodeoxyribonuclease III, whose product MSKDAGALRVASVNVNGIRAAYKRNMADWIAARDVDILCLQEVRAPDQVLRDLIGEGWFILHAEAKDKGRAGVAVLSRTQPVAVRENIGEDYFAQSGRWVEADFEVNGEIFTVVSAYVHSGELGTQKQDDKYRFLQRMNVRLVELKNEKDHVLVVGDLNVVHTEKDIKNWKPNHNKRAGVMDEEIAYFDGFFGPEIGYKDVARELAGDVQGPYTWWSFRGQAFDNDAGWRIDYHMATPALAGKAIKSHVDRASAYDVRFSDHAPLVVDYQF is encoded by the coding sequence CTGAGCAAGGACGCCGGCGCACTGCGCGTCGCGTCGGTCAACGTCAATGGCATTCGCGCCGCCTACAAGCGCAATATGGCCGACTGGATCGCCGCCCGCGACGTGGACATCCTGTGCCTGCAGGAAGTGCGCGCACCGGATCAGGTGCTGCGCGATCTGATCGGCGAGGGCTGGTTCATCTTGCACGCCGAGGCCAAGGACAAGGGCCGCGCCGGGGTCGCGGTGCTCTCTCGCACGCAGCCGGTCGCCGTGCGCGAAAACATCGGCGAGGACTACTTCGCGCAATCCGGGCGCTGGGTTGAAGCGGACTTCGAGGTCAACGGCGAGATCTTCACCGTGGTCTCCGCCTACGTGCACTCCGGCGAGCTGGGCACGCAGAAGCAGGACGACAAGTACCGCTTCCTGCAGCGCATGAACGTGCGCCTGGTCGAGCTGAAAAACGAGAAGGACCACGTCCTGGTGGTGGGCGATCTGAACGTCGTGCACACCGAAAAGGACATCAAGAACTGGAAGCCGAACCACAATAAGCGCGCCGGCGTGATGGACGAGGAGATCGCCTACTTCGACGGCTTCTTCGGCCCGGAAATCGGCTACAAGGACGTGGCGCGCGAACTGGCCGGTGATGTGCAGGGCCCCTACACCTGGTGGTCCTTCCGCGGGCAGGCCTTCGACAACGACGCCGGGTGGCGCATCGACTACCATATGGCCACGCCCGCCCTGGCCGGCAAGGCCATCAAGTCCCACGTGGACCGTGCCTCCGCCTACGACGTGCGCTTCTCCGACCACGCACCGCTGGTCGTCGACTACCAGTTCTAG
- the trpS gene encoding tryptophan--tRNA ligase, with the protein MQTTRPRVLSGMQPSADSLHLGNYLGALVNWVKAQDEFDSFFFIPDMHAITVAQDPEDLRNRTRVTAAQYIAGGIDVERSTLFVQSQVPEHAQLAWVLNCITGFGEASRMTQFKDKSSKGGADAASVGLFTYPILMAADILLYQPQGVPVGDDQRQHVELARDLAKRFNHRFGETFVVPEAFIPKEGARIYDLQNPTSKMSKSAESPAGLINVLDEPKQIAKRIKSAVTDAGSVVAYDKQEKPGVSNLLDILAAVTGKHVPQLVTEFEGKMYGHLKVAVADAVVERLTPIRTRTLELLDDPAELDRLLLAGATKAREVASKTVADVYQKVGFLPPLGI; encoded by the coding sequence ATGCAAACCACCCGTCCCCGCGTCCTGTCCGGCATGCAGCCATCGGCTGATTCGCTGCACCTTGGCAACTACCTGGGCGCACTGGTCAACTGGGTCAAGGCCCAGGACGAGTTCGATTCGTTCTTCTTCATCCCGGACATGCACGCGATCACCGTGGCCCAGGACCCCGAAGACCTGCGCAACCGCACCCGCGTCACCGCCGCGCAGTACATCGCCGGCGGCATCGACGTGGAACGCTCCACGCTGTTCGTCCAGTCGCAGGTCCCCGAGCACGCGCAGCTGGCTTGGGTGCTGAACTGCATCACCGGTTTCGGCGAAGCCAGCCGCATGACCCAGTTCAAGGACAAGTCCTCCAAGGGCGGCGCGGATGCCGCCAGCGTCGGGCTGTTCACCTACCCGATCCTGATGGCCGCGGACATCCTGCTCTACCAGCCGCAGGGCGTGCCGGTGGGCGACGACCAGCGCCAGCATGTGGAGCTGGCCCGCGATTTGGCCAAGCGCTTCAACCACCGCTTCGGCGAAACCTTCGTGGTGCCCGAGGCGTTCATCCCGAAGGAGGGCGCGCGCATCTACGACCTGCAGAACCCGACCTCCAAGATGTCCAAGTCCGCCGAGTCCCCGGCCGGCCTGATCAACGTGCTCGACGAGCCCAAGCAGATCGCCAAGCGCATCAAGTCAGCGGTCACCGATGCTGGCAGCGTTGTCGCCTACGACAAGCAAGAGAAGCCGGGCGTTTCGAACCTGCTGGATATCCTGGCCGCCGTGACCGGCAAGCACGTGCCCCAGCTGGTCACCGAGTTCGAGGGCAAGATGTACGGGCACCTGAAGGTGGCCGTGGCCGATGCCGTGGTCGAGCGCCTGACCCCGATCCGCACCCGCACCCTGGAGCTGCTCGACGATCCGGCTGAGCTGGACCGCCTGCTGCTGGCTGGCGCCACCAAGGCCCGCGAAGTGGCCTCGAAGACCGTGGCCGATGTCTACCAGAAGGTCGGCTTCCTGCCGCCGCTGGGAATCTGA
- a CDS encoding 2'-5' RNA ligase family protein: MEYTLGVVIPVPQPHRDALRAWRQEFGGAATEPIAPHITLVSGSYLNTWEQAAAQVRQVASGTKPFTIELGAARTFRPASDVVYLPLLSGADHCWALHRRLLGDALRHESSFAYHPHLTIAQDVPAAQLDAAQAALSTTDMVFEADRVQLFDTRGGQWNLSEDIDLGS, from the coding sequence ATGGAATACACCCTGGGCGTCGTGATCCCGGTGCCGCAACCGCACCGGGATGCCCTGCGCGCGTGGCGCCAGGAATTCGGGGGAGCGGCCACCGAGCCGATCGCCCCGCATATCACCCTGGTGTCCGGGTCCTACCTCAATACCTGGGAGCAGGCCGCCGCGCAGGTGCGCCAGGTGGCGTCGGGCACGAAGCCGTTCACCATCGAGTTGGGCGCGGCACGCACTTTCCGCCCGGCCAGCGACGTGGTGTACCTGCCGCTGCTTTCCGGGGCCGATCACTGCTGGGCGCTGCACCGGCGGCTGCTGGGTGATGCGCTGCGGCACGAATCGTCCTTCGCCTACCATCCGCACCTGACCATCGCGCAGGACGTGCCGGCCGCGCAATTGGATGCCGCGCAGGCGGCGCTGTCCACAACGGACATGGTGTTCGAGGCGGATCGGGTGCAGCTCTTCGATACCCGCGGCGGGCAATGGAACCTCAGCGAGGACATCGACCTGGGGTCCTAG
- a CDS encoding catalase, translating into MASNQKPESTTQAGIKAASDRNSLTVGADGPIVLHDHHLIETLQHFNRMNVPERRPHAKGAGAFGEFETTEDLSAYTKAALFQPGVKTETLMRFSTVAGELGSPDTWRDVRGFAMKFYTTEGNFDLVGNNTPVFFVRDPMKFPHFIRSQKRLPDSGLRDGTMQWDFWTQNPESAHQVTYIMGQRGLPKTWREMNGYGSHTYMWVNAAGEKFWVKYHFLNKQSEKFETMGGAQAEELAGSDADFHRRDLFDAIASGNFPQWDLYVQIMPYEEAKTYRFNPFDLTKVWSKKDYPRIKVGTMTLNRNPENFFAQIEQAAFSPGNMVPGMGMSPDKMLLGRNFAYADAQRYRIGTNFQQLPVNQPKCPVHSYNFEGNMTYEHTGDRRVYAPNSFGDSWSDDTGPAETSFEADGELVREAYTLRRDDGDFVQPGILVREVMDDAQRAELVQTVTEALDGVIEPVLSNAIAYWKNIDADTGAKIEANVRAE; encoded by the coding sequence ATGGCAAGCAACCAGAAACCGGAATCCACCACCCAGGCCGGCATCAAGGCAGCCAGCGACCGCAACTCGCTGACCGTCGGCGCCGATGGTCCCATCGTCTTGCACGACCACCATCTGATCGAGACCCTGCAGCACTTCAACCGGATGAACGTGCCCGAACGGCGCCCGCACGCCAAGGGTGCCGGGGCCTTCGGCGAATTCGAAACCACCGAGGACCTCTCCGCGTACACCAAGGCCGCCCTGTTCCAGCCCGGGGTGAAGACCGAGACGCTCATGCGCTTCTCCACCGTCGCCGGGGAGCTGGGCTCCCCCGACACCTGGCGCGACGTGCGCGGCTTCGCAATGAAGTTCTACACCACGGAGGGCAATTTCGACCTGGTCGGGAACAACACCCCGGTGTTCTTCGTGCGCGACCCGATGAAGTTCCCGCACTTCATCCGCTCGCAGAAGCGGCTGCCCGATTCCGGGCTGCGCGATGGCACCATGCAATGGGATTTCTGGACGCAGAATCCAGAGTCAGCCCACCAGGTCACCTACATCATGGGCCAGCGCGGCCTGCCCAAGACCTGGCGCGAGATGAATGGCTACGGCTCGCACACCTACATGTGGGTCAATGCCGCCGGCGAAAAATTCTGGGTCAAGTACCACTTCCTGAACAAGCAATCCGAGAAGTTCGAGACCATGGGCGGGGCGCAGGCCGAGGAACTAGCCGGATCCGACGCCGATTTCCACCGCCGCGACCTGTTCGACGCGATCGCGTCCGGCAATTTCCCGCAGTGGGACCTGTACGTGCAGATCATGCCCTACGAGGAAGCCAAGACCTACCGGTTCAACCCCTTCGACCTGACCAAGGTCTGGTCCAAGAAGGACTACCCGCGGATCAAGGTCGGCACCATGACGCTGAACCGGAACCCGGAGAACTTCTTCGCGCAGATCGAGCAGGCCGCCTTCTCCCCCGGGAACATGGTCCCGGGCATGGGCATGAGCCCGGACAAGATGCTGCTGGGACGCAATTTCGCCTATGCTGACGCGCAGCGCTACCGCATCGGCACCAACTTCCAGCAGCTGCCGGTCAACCAGCCGAAGTGCCCGGTGCACTCCTACAACTTCGAGGGCAATATGACGTACGAGCACACCGGCGATCGCCGCGTCTACGCGCCGAACTCCTTCGGTGACTCGTGGAGCGATGACACCGGTCCGGCGGAGACATCCTTCGAAGCCGACGGCGAACTGGTCCGCGAAGCCTACACGCTGCGCAGGGACGACGGGGACTTCGTCCAGCCCGGCATCCTGGTCCGCGAGGTGATGGACGATGCCCAGCGCGCTGAACTGGTGCAGACGGTCACCGAGGCATTGGACGGTGTCATCGAGCCGGTGCTGTCCAACGCGATCGCGTACTGGAAGAACATCGACGCGGACACCGGAGCGAAGATCGAGGCCAACGTGCGCGCCGAGTAG
- a CDS encoding succinate dehydrogenase iron-sulfur subunit, producing MSTELPEPASKIELKPGVGGGGEIPSFDITLRVRRYLPEATADAYWEDFKLTMYGTDRVLDALHKVKWEQDGTLSFRRSCAHGVCGSDAMRINGRNRLACKTLLKDLDTTKPITVEAIKGLPLEKDLIVDMEPFFQSYREIMPFLISKGHEPTKERYQSAEDRERFDDTTKCILCAACTSSCPVFWTDGQYFGPAAIVNAHRFIFDSRDDAGDMRLEILNDKEGVWRCRTTFNCSEACPRGIQVTKAIAEVKQAILSRTV from the coding sequence ATGAGCACCGAACTGCCAGAACCAGCGTCAAAGATCGAGCTGAAGCCAGGTGTTGGCGGCGGCGGAGAAATCCCAAGCTTCGACATCACCCTGCGCGTTCGCCGCTACCTGCCAGAGGCCACCGCGGATGCCTACTGGGAAGACTTCAAGCTGACCATGTACGGCACCGACCGCGTGCTCGATGCCCTGCACAAGGTCAAGTGGGAACAGGACGGCACGCTGTCCTTCCGCCGCTCCTGCGCCCACGGCGTCTGCGGCTCCGATGCCATGCGCATCAACGGCCGCAACCGCCTGGCCTGCAAGACCCTGCTCAAGGACCTGGACACCACCAAGCCGATCACCGTTGAAGCCATCAAGGGCCTGCCCCTTGAAAAGGACCTCATCGTCGACATGGAACCGTTCTTCCAGTCCTACCGCGAGATCATGCCATTCCTGATCTCCAAGGGCCACGAGCCAACCAAGGAACGCTACCAGTCCGCCGAGGACCGCGAGCGCTTCGACGACACCACCAAGTGCATCCTGTGCGCTGCGTGCACCAGCTCCTGCCCAGTATTCTGGACCGATGGCCAGTACTTCGGCCCAGCTGCAATCGTGAACGCACACCGCTTCATCTTCGACTCCCGCGATGATGCCGGCGACATGCGCCTGGAGATCCTGAACGACAAGGAAGGCGTGTGGCGCTGCCGCACCACCTTCAACTGCTCCGAAGCATGCCCACGCGGCATCCAGGTGACCAAGGCGATCGCCGAGGTCAAGCAGGCAATCCTCTCGCGCACCGTCTAA
- the sdhA gene encoding succinate dehydrogenase flavoprotein subunit yields the protein MQVHKYDVVIVGAGGAGMRAAIESGQRARTAVLTKLYPTRSHTGAAQGGMCAALANVEEDNWEWHTFDTIKGGDYLVDQDAAEVMAKEAIDAVLDLEKMGLPFNRTPEGKIDQRRFGGHTRDHGKAAVRRACYAADRTGHMILQTLYQNCVKHNVEFYNEYYVLDLLMVEEDAYREDGTAYKQKRVAGVVSYDLATGELHVFQAKSVVFASGGAGKVFKTTSNAHTLTGDGMSIAFRSGLPLEDMEFFQFHPTGLAGLGILLTEGARGEGAILRNSDGERFMERYAPTIKDLAPRDIVARAMANEVREGRGCGPNKDYVLLDLTHLEPEHIESKLPDITEFARTYLGVEPFTDPVPVYPTAHYAMGGVPTNINTEVLQDNDTVVPGLFAAGEVACVSVHGSNRLGTNSLLDINVFGKRAGVAAAEYSKTADFVELPENPEAFVTAQIEGVLSGNGTERVSDLRSTLQETMDANVQVFRDERSLKEARDVIEDLRRRYKNISVQDKGKRFNLDLLEAIELGFLLDLAEVITVAALHRKESRGGHYREDFPNRDDENFMKHSMSYRDGEAVTEDIKGIRMETKPVVFTRYQPMERKY from the coding sequence ATGCAGGTACATAAGTACGACGTAGTCATCGTCGGTGCCGGTGGTGCAGGCATGCGTGCAGCGATCGAATCCGGTCAGCGCGCACGCACCGCAGTGCTAACCAAGCTTTACCCAACCCGCTCGCACACCGGTGCAGCCCAGGGCGGCATGTGCGCAGCGCTTGCCAACGTCGAGGAAGACAACTGGGAATGGCACACCTTCGACACCATCAAGGGTGGCGACTACCTGGTTGACCAGGACGCAGCCGAGGTCATGGCCAAGGAAGCCATCGACGCCGTGCTCGACCTGGAAAAGATGGGCCTGCCCTTCAACCGCACCCCTGAGGGCAAGATCGACCAGCGTCGTTTCGGTGGCCACACCCGCGACCACGGCAAAGCCGCCGTGCGCCGCGCCTGCTACGCAGCAGACCGCACCGGCCACATGATTCTGCAGACCCTGTACCAAAACTGCGTCAAGCACAACGTCGAGTTCTACAACGAGTACTACGTGCTCGACCTGCTGATGGTTGAAGAGGATGCCTACCGCGAGGACGGCACCGCCTACAAGCAGAAGCGCGTCGCCGGCGTCGTCTCCTACGACCTGGCCACCGGCGAACTGCACGTCTTCCAGGCCAAGTCCGTGGTCTTCGCCTCCGGCGGCGCCGGCAAGGTCTTCAAGACCACCTCCAACGCCCACACCCTGACCGGCGACGGCATGTCCATCGCCTTCCGTTCGGGTCTGCCGCTGGAGGACATGGAATTCTTCCAGTTCCACCCAACGGGCCTTGCAGGCCTGGGCATCCTGCTCACCGAGGGTGCCCGCGGCGAAGGCGCGATCCTGCGCAACTCGGATGGCGAGCGCTTCATGGAGCGCTACGCCCCGACCATCAAGGACCTCGCGCCTCGTGACATCGTGGCCCGCGCCATGGCCAACGAAGTGCGCGAAGGCCGCGGTTGCGGTCCTAACAAGGACTACGTGCTGCTGGATCTGACCCACCTGGAGCCAGAGCACATCGAATCCAAGCTGCCTGACATCACCGAATTCGCCCGCACCTACCTGGGTGTGGAGCCATTCACCGATCCAGTGCCGGTGTACCCCACCGCGCACTACGCCATGGGTGGCGTGCCGACCAACATCAACACCGAGGTGCTGCAGGACAACGACACCGTCGTTCCTGGCCTGTTCGCCGCCGGCGAGGTGGCCTGCGTTTCGGTGCACGGCTCCAACCGCCTGGGCACCAACTCCCTGCTGGACATCAACGTGTTCGGCAAGCGTGCCGGTGTGGCTGCTGCCGAGTACTCCAAGACCGCCGACTTCGTCGAGCTGCCAGAGAACCCGGAAGCATTCGTCACCGCCCAGATCGAAGGCGTGCTCAGCGGCAACGGCACCGAGCGCGTCTCCGACCTGCGCTCGACCCTGCAGGAGACCATGGACGCCAACGTCCAGGTGTTCCGCGACGAGCGTTCGCTGAAGGAAGCCCGCGACGTGATCGAGGATCTGCGCCGCCGCTACAAGAACATCAGCGTCCAGGACAAGGGCAAGCGCTTCAACCTGGATCTGCTCGAAGCCATCGAGCTGGGCTTCCTGCTCGACTTGGCCGAGGTCATCACCGTCGCGGCCCTGCACCGCAAGGAATCCCGCGGCGGCCACTACCGCGAAGACTTCCCGAACCGCGACGACGAGAACTTCATGAAGCACTCGATGTCCTACCGCGATGGCGAAGCCGTCACCGAGGACATCAAGGGCATCCGCATGGAGACCAAGCCAGTGGTCTTTACCCGTTACCAGCCAATGGAGCGTAAGTACTAA
- a CDS encoding succinate dehydrogenase hydrophobic membrane anchor subunit, which produces MSVSIPAPRSQRIDPKYKRGPKSRGSFEMLAWLFMRLSGVVLIVLIFGHLFANLMVGEGISGISFGFVAGKWASPIWQFWDLALLWLAMLHGTNGVRTIINDYAEKHATRAWLKGILYVATIFIIVLGSLVIFTFDPCVAGSQLQQCL; this is translated from the coding sequence ATGAGCGTTTCTATTCCTGCTCCGCGCAGCCAGCGCATTGATCCTAAGTACAAGCGCGGGCCAAAGTCCCGCGGCAGCTTCGAGATGCTGGCTTGGCTGTTCATGCGCCTGTCCGGCGTTGTGCTGATCGTTTTGATCTTCGGCCACCTCTTCGCAAACCTCATGGTCGGAGAAGGCATCTCCGGCATCAGCTTCGGCTTCGTCGCCGGCAAGTGGGCCTCGCCAATCTGGCAGTTCTGGGACCTGGCTCTGCTGTGGCTCGCCATGCTCCACGGCACCAACGGTGTTCGCACCATCATCAACGACTACGCAGAGAAGCACGCAACCCGTGCGTGGCTCAAGGGCATCCTGTACGTCGCAACGATCTTCATCATCGTGCTCGGTTCCCTGGTGATCTTCACCTTCGATCCATGCGTAGCTGGCAGCCAGCTGCAGCAGTGCTTGTGA
- the sdhC gene encoding succinate dehydrogenase, cytochrome b556 subunit — protein MRRCEPWRFSSVSKTSSGTLYRGHEGMWSWVGHRVTGVVIFLYLLVHVLDTAMVRVDANAYDAIISTYQTPWMALGETGLVAAILFHAFNGLRLILVDFWKQGTKYQRQMLWGVLILWVIVFAGFAIRHLSIAFGSH, from the coding sequence ATGCGCCGTTGCGAGCCTTGGAGGTTTAGTTCAGTGTCGAAGACTTCGTCAGGCACCCTATACCGCGGCCATGAAGGCATGTGGTCCTGGGTGGGACACCGAGTCACCGGTGTCGTTATTTTTCTCTATCTGCTGGTGCACGTGCTGGACACGGCCATGGTCCGCGTTGACGCCAATGCATATGACGCAATCATCAGCACCTATCAGACCCCGTGGATGGCGTTGGGTGAAACCGGCCTGGTTGCCGCAATCCTCTTCCACGCATTCAACGGTCTGCGTTTGATCCTGGTTGACTTCTGGAAGCAGGGCACCAAGTACCAGCGCCAGATGCTCTGGGGTGTTCTGATCCTCTGGGTTATCGTCTTCGCGGGCTTCGCAATCCGTCACCTGTCGATCGCATTTGGGAGCCACTAA
- a CDS encoding mannose-1-phosphate guanylyltransferase: MNADLLSRFHGVIPAGGVGTRLWPLSRASAPKFLHDLTGSGSTLIRATYDRLVPLAGESIMVVTGRAHRGAVVSQLPELCDEDLVLEPEPRDSAAAIGLAAAILYRRNPDIIMGSFAADQVIEPVEVFQAALSEAIHTAATGKIVTIGIHPTHPSTGFGYIRTGEPLNVPNAPTARGVVEFVEKPDEDTARKYLAAGGFFWNAGMFVAPVRLMLKHLEANEPQLYSGLMQIADAWDTDRRDELMREIWPGLPKIAIDYAVAEPAAEAGDVAVIPGVFNWDDVGDFAAIGRLNKASAEEGIINLGDKQVRVYADNATGVVYSDRPRVIALVGIEDVVVVDTADALLVTTKEHAQKVKQTVEALKADGATEVL; encoded by the coding sequence GTGAATGCAGACCTATTATCCAGATTCCACGGCGTGATTCCCGCCGGAGGTGTCGGTACCCGATTGTGGCCCCTGTCCAGGGCATCCGCTCCCAAGTTTTTGCACGATCTCACCGGGTCGGGGTCAACCCTGATCCGTGCCACCTATGACCGGCTGGTGCCGCTGGCAGGCGAAAGCATCATGGTCGTCACCGGGCGGGCCCACCGCGGAGCCGTCGTGAGCCAGCTTCCCGAGCTGTGCGACGAGGATCTGGTCCTTGAGCCGGAGCCGCGCGACTCGGCCGCCGCCATCGGCTTGGCTGCCGCCATCCTCTACCGCCGCAACCCCGATATCATCATGGGCTCCTTCGCCGCCGACCAGGTGATCGAGCCGGTGGAAGTCTTCCAGGCCGCGCTGAGCGAAGCGATCCATACCGCCGCAACCGGCAAGATCGTGACCATTGGCATCCACCCCACCCACCCGTCCACCGGCTTCGGCTACATCCGCACCGGTGAACCACTGAATGTGCCCAACGCGCCGACCGCGCGCGGCGTCGTGGAGTTCGTGGAGAAGCCCGACGAGGACACTGCCCGCAAGTACCTGGCGGCCGGCGGGTTCTTCTGGAACGCCGGCATGTTCGTCGCTCCGGTCAGGCTGATGCTCAAGCACCTCGAAGCCAATGAGCCGCAGCTGTACTCGGGCCTGATGCAGATCGCCGACGCGTGGGACACCGATCGCCGCGACGAGCTCATGCGCGAGATCTGGCCGGGCCTGCCGAAGATCGCCATCGACTACGCGGTGGCCGAGCCTGCCGCCGAAGCCGGCGACGTGGCAGTGATTCCCGGGGTCTTCAACTGGGACGACGTGGGCGATTTCGCCGCGATCGGCCGCTTGAACAAGGCCAGTGCCGAGGAAGGGATCATCAACCTCGGCGACAAGCAGGTGCGCGTTTATGCCGATAACGCCACCGGCGTGGTCTACTCGGATCGCCCGCGGGTGATCGCGCTGGTGGGCATCGAGGATGTCGTGGTGGTGGATACCGCTGACGCGCTGCTGGTGACCACCAAAGAGCACGCGCAGAAGGTGAAGCAGACCGTCGAGGCGCTGAAGGCCGACGGGGCCACCGAGGTGCTCTAG
- the betT gene encoding choline BCCT transporter BetT, whose product MTTAKMSPESSMPENSRMNNNPLASSGPPGPPDADRTRINKVVFFGSALLVLAIALWAMIDRESASSVITATVAWIGKNFGWYYTLIVVTVLVFVVGIAISKVGKTRLGPDHSRPTFNMFTWAAMLFAAGIGIDLMFFSVAEPVTQYLAPPAIEGSTVQAARQAMAWTLFHYGLLGWGLYALIGLALGYFAYRHNLPLSIRSALYPILGQRTEGWIGHSVDIAAMLGTIFGIATSLGIGVAQLNYGLNFMFGIPENRSWQIILIVIAVIMATVSVLTGVEKGIRRLSELNVLLCIALMLFVLIAGSTAYLFDGIVNNIGDSIAMFPSMALDTFAYDRPDQWLNGWTLFFWAWWIAWAPFVGLFLARISRGRTIRQFVIAVLVVPFAFILLWISIFGNSALELVRSGNAAFGEVAMNTPERAFYSLLEQLPGAPITAAIATFTGLLFYVTSADSGALVMANFTSHLKDAQADGSKPVRLFWSLATGLLTLGMLFVDGVPTLQGATVIMGLPFSFVLVFIMLGLFKSLRLETALADSYQNNMHKVLSSRMGSTADRRNWKQRMTRAMTYPGHRSAEKFLAELALPALQEVSEEFTVRGAQVALQVEPVDHLELNSLDLVVANGAERPFKYQVYPVQLPVPSFARVSSGKNVYYRIEVFSQEGSHGYDLMGLTKEQLICDVLDQYEAHLVFLETQTELAGPSQINASGAAKTHWEADFETTPKEEEA is encoded by the coding sequence ATGACTACGGCCAAGATGAGTCCTGAATCGTCCATGCCCGAAAATAGCCGGATGAACAACAACCCGCTGGCGAGCAGCGGGCCACCCGGACCGCCCGACGCTGATCGAACCCGCATCAACAAGGTGGTGTTCTTCGGCTCGGCCCTGCTGGTGCTGGCTATCGCCCTGTGGGCGATGATCGACCGCGAGTCGGCCAGCAGCGTCATCACCGCCACGGTGGCCTGGATCGGCAAGAACTTCGGCTGGTACTACACCCTGATTGTTGTCACCGTCCTGGTCTTCGTGGTGGGCATCGCGATCTCCAAGGTCGGCAAGACCCGGCTCGGCCCAGACCACTCACGGCCGACCTTCAACATGTTCACCTGGGCGGCGATGCTCTTCGCCGCCGGCATCGGCATCGACTTGATGTTCTTCTCGGTCGCCGAACCGGTGACACAATACTTGGCGCCGCCAGCCATCGAGGGCTCGACCGTGCAGGCCGCGCGCCAGGCGATGGCCTGGACGCTGTTCCACTACGGCCTGCTCGGCTGGGGGCTGTATGCGTTGATCGGCCTGGCGCTGGGCTACTTCGCCTACCGCCACAACCTGCCGCTGTCCATCCGCTCGGCCCTCTACCCGATCCTGGGCCAGCGCACCGAAGGCTGGATCGGGCACAGCGTGGACATCGCGGCGATGCTCGGCACGATCTTCGGCATCGCGACCTCGCTGGGCATCGGGGTGGCGCAGCTGAACTACGGCCTGAATTTCATGTTCGGCATCCCGGAAAACCGCTCATGGCAGATCATCCTCATTGTCATCGCCGTGATCATGGCCACGGTCTCGGTGCTCACCGGTGTCGAGAAAGGCATCCGCCGGCTTTCCGAGCTCAACGTGCTGCTGTGCATCGCGCTGATGCTCTTCGTGCTGATCGCCGGTTCCACCGCGTACCTCTTCGATGGCATCGTGAACAACATCGGCGACAGCATCGCGATGTTCCCCTCGATGGCGCTGGATACCTTCGCCTACGACCGGCCCGATCAGTGGCTGAACGGCTGGACGCTGTTCTTCTGGGCCTGGTGGATCGCCTGGGCGCCGTTCGTCGGCCTGTTCCTGGCCCGGATCTCCCGTGGCCGCACCATCCGCCAGTTCGTCATCGCCGTGCTGGTGGTTCCCTTCGCATTCATCCTGCTGTGGATCTCGATCTTCGGCAACAGCGCGCTGGAGCTGGTCCGCTCCGGCAACGCCGCCTTCGGCGAGGTGGCCATGAATACCCCGGAACGAGCCTTCTACTCGCTGCTCGAGCAGCTGCCAGGCGCACCGATCACCGCGGCGATCGCGACCTTCACCGGGCTGCTGTTCTACGTCACCAGCGCCGACTCCGGTGCCCTGGTGATGGCCAATTTCACCTCGCACCTGAAAGATGCGCAGGCCGACGGATCCAAGCCGGTGCGCCTGTTCTGGTCGCTGGCCACCGGCCTGCTGACCCTGGGCATGCTCTTTGTGGACGGGGTTCCCACCCTCCAAGGAGCCACGGTGATCATGGGCCTGCCGTTCTCCTTCGTCCTGGTGTTCATCATGCTCGGCCTGTTCAAGTCCCTGCGGTTGGAAACCGCGCTGGCCGACAGCTACCAGAACAACATGCACAAGGTGCTCTCCAGCCGCATGGGATCCACCGCGGATCGGCGCAATTGGAAACAGCGCATGACGCGGGCCATGACCTATCCGGGGCATCGCTCGGCGGAGAAATTCCTGGCCGAGCTCGCCCTGCCGGCGCTGCAGGAAGTCAGCGAGGAATTCACCGTCCGCGGTGCGCAGGTCGCCTTGCAGGTCGAGCCGGTGGATCACCTGGAGTTGAATTCGCTGGACCTGGTGGTGGCCAATGGCGCCGAGCGCCCGTTCAAGTACCAGGTCTATCCGGTGCAATTGCCGGTGCCAAGTTTTGCCCGGGTTTCCTCGGGCAAGAACGTCTACTACCGCATCGAGGTCTTCTCGCAGGAAGGAAGCCACGGCTACGACCTGATGGGGCTGACCAAGGAGCAGCTGATCTGCGATGTGCTGGACCAGTACGAAGCGCATCTGGTGTTCCTCGAAACCCAGACCGAACTTGCCGGCCCGAGCCAGATCAATGCCAGCGGCGCCGCCAAGACGCACTGGGAAGCAGATTTTGAAACGACCCCGAAAGAAGAGGAAGCATGA